A region of the Emcibacteraceae bacterium genome:
TTTCTTTTGCCGCCTCAATCGCGGTGATCTCACCTGCCAAAGCCCATGTAGTAGTCAGGACAAAAGTTGTAACTAATGGGAGTAACATTTTTTTCATGCTATTTTCCTTTCCTGTTTAACTAAGCAATACATAAACTGTTTTCCATAACCAATCATTCACACTAAATGATTTTTCTGCGCACTTATTACAATCTTCAATTATAAGAAAAAGTATGGTTGTTTTATGGCTTAGTCATCTTTTCTTGGCAACTTTTCTAATGTTTCAAATTTGCCCAAAAAGCAAGGTGCACCTGTATCATGTGGCCTCAATACATTTATGACATCTGTGCTGCATAATTGATTACCATGAGAAGTATATTTTATACTTCTTTCAAATCCAAGATTTGGACATTTGCTATCCAATGTATTCAAATAGACCTTGTTACCATCCATTTCAAAAATGATGTGAATATCATCAAGTACGCGGGTTCTTCTAATTTGGCTATTTATTATACAGTTCTTAAATTCACCAGTCTGCTTATATTTTTCCATTTCTTTGGCGAAACGTTCTTCGTTGGTTTCAGAAACGGCAACGGAGGTACCAATCGCGAAAACAATTCCAGTAAAAAGTAATTTTTTCAACATTTTATCACCTGTAAATTATTGCTATTGACGAATTATACAATAGGGCAGATGAATTTAAGCTGAATTTAAGAAAATACGTTAAATAAACATAATTACTTTACTGGCTGTTTTTCCTTTTTACTCTTCTTTGCTTTAGGTTTAGGAAGACTTTTTCCCGGCTCAATATCAAGGGTGATTTTCTTATCTTTAAAACCGATCTTAACTTCACCACCTTCTACCAGACGACCGAATAATAGCTCATCCGCCAGAGGTCTCTTAATTTCTTCCTGTATTACCCGCTTAAGCGGTCTTGCACCGAAATGCTTGTCATATCCCTTATCGGCGATAAAAGCTTTGGCAGCGGGAGAAATCCTGATATGAACACCGCGATCCTCAAGCTGCATTTCAAGTTCAAGTATAAATTTCTCAACCACTTTTTCGATAACGGCAGGAGGAAGTGAAGAAAAGGGCACAATGGCATCCAGCCTGTTTCTAAATTCAGGCGTGAAAAGTTTTTTAATCGCTTCTTCATCGGCACCTGACTGATCTGATCGCCCGAAGCCGATAACTTCCTTGCTGAGTTCTGCCGCTCCTGCATTGGTTGTCATAATCAGGATAACATTTCTGAAATCAATTTTTTTACCGTTGCTGTCCGTTAATGTTCCATGATCCATAACCTGCAGCAGAATATTATAGATATCCTGATGAGCCTTTTCGATCTCATCAAGCAATAATACGCAATGTGGTGTTTTATCAATGGCGTCGGTCAAAAGGCCACCCTGATCATATCCTACATATCCTGGAGGCGCGCCAATCAGACGGGATATAGTATGTCTCTCCATATATTCAGACATATCAAATCGTTCGATTTCAACCCCCAGCAGACTTGCAAGTTGCTTGGCAACTTCTGTCTTACCAACGCCTGTCGGGCCGCTGAACAGATAACAGCCAATCGGTTTGTCCGTCTCGCGAAGTCCGGCACGGGATAACTTAATGGCATCGGCAAGGACTTCAATAGCCTTATCCTGACCGAATACTACCCGTTTCAGATCTTTTGAAAGTGTTTTAAGAATTGATTTGTCATCTTTTGAAACACTTTTAGGCGGTATTCTTGCCATTTTCGAGACGACATTTTCAACATCGGCAACTGTAATATTTTCTGACCTGTCCGCTTCGGGAAGAAGCATCTGCGAAGCACCAAC
Encoded here:
- a CDS encoding DUF6491 family protein, which gives rise to MLKKLLFTGIVFAIGTSVAVSETNEERFAKEMEKYKQTGEFKNCIINSQIRRTRVLDDIHIIFEMDGNKVYLNTLDSKCPNLGFERSIKYTSHGNQLCSTDVINVLRPHDTGAPCFLGKFETLEKLPRKDD